The Agromyces mariniharenae genome includes a window with the following:
- a CDS encoding potassium channel family protein, with amino-acid sequence MARRSLFGDQGYTRRIAEADSVAVIGLGRFGRSLALELMAGGTEVLGVDIRDDNVQSLNGQLTQVVRADPTKPEVLRQLSIDQFDRVVVAIGGNLEASILTSSALLAMGLPSIWAKADSAEHAVILEQLGVHHVVQPESDMGRKVAHLVRGAALDYIEIERGYAIVKSAPPERLWGIPLGKTGLRKEFGVTIAAFKKPGADWTNADAETVLGADDTILIVGPTRKAEGFAQLR; translated from the coding sequence TTGGCTAGACGCTCATTGTTCGGCGACCAGGGGTACACGCGTCGCATCGCGGAGGCCGACTCGGTCGCGGTCATCGGGCTCGGTCGGTTCGGCCGCTCGCTCGCGCTCGAGCTCATGGCGGGCGGCACCGAGGTGCTCGGCGTCGACATCCGCGACGACAACGTGCAGAGCCTCAACGGCCAGCTCACCCAGGTGGTGCGGGCCGACCCGACCAAGCCCGAGGTGCTGCGTCAGCTGTCGATCGACCAGTTCGACCGGGTCGTCGTGGCGATCGGCGGCAACCTCGAGGCATCCATCCTCACGTCGTCGGCCCTGCTCGCGATGGGCCTGCCGTCGATCTGGGCGAAGGCCGACAGCGCCGAGCACGCGGTCATCCTCGAGCAGCTCGGCGTGCACCACGTGGTGCAGCCCGAGAGCGACATGGGCCGCAAGGTCGCGCACCTCGTGCGCGGAGCCGCGCTCGACTACATCGAGATCGAGCGCGGATACGCGATCGTGAAGTCGGCGCCGCCCGAGCGGCTCTGGGGGATCCCCCTCGGCAAGACCGGGCTGCGCAAGGAGTTCGGGGTCACGATCGCGGCATTCAAGAAGCCCGGCGCCGACTGGACCAACGCCGATGCCGAGACCGTGCTGGGAGCCGACGACACGATCCTCATCGTGGGCCCGACGCGCAAGGCCGAGGGGTTCGCGCAGCTGAGATGA